The Lycium barbarum isolate Lr01 chromosome 4, ASM1917538v2, whole genome shotgun sequence nucleotide sequence GCATCCTTCATTTCAATCAACGGAGTAGTGAGACGTTCAGGCATGGCACCAACACTGGCTTGAAGCTTGGCGGACAATTTGACAGCTTCTTTTATCACAGCATCCAGTTTAACGCAGCTTAGAGATATCAGTAGCCGTTTCCTTTGTCGTATCACAAATTTTCTCGACTTGAAACAAAGTGGATGCCATTAAGTCTTTGATGGACTCAATCTTCGCATCCATAGAGGAAAGTTTGGAGAGAAGGTCTGCATAACATTCAGCAGAGACGATAGAAGGATAAATTTTTTTCAATTTGGTGAAGGGACCAGGTTGAGATGCATTATAGACCTCCTTTAGCCCCCAAGATTCATTGCTCAAGACATACCCCATGCTACCAAACGCCCTAGAGTTGTAACACTGCTTAACGAGAGTAATGGGATAGTCGACTAAGTCAATTTTGTAGACTTTAAGTATGCGAGAGATGAGCATACCATATTTGAGGCTAGAAGGATTTGACGCACACTCAATCATATAGTTGATGACTATGGAGGACAAATTGATTTTCTTCTTTGAGAAAAGGCAGAAAGCAAAGATGGCATCACGTTGGGAGATAGTAGAGTAGGACCCAGCACGAGGGACAATAGTAGTCGCAACCATATGAGCCAACAGACGAGCCTCAAAAGAGATGTTAGACGAACCAATTTGAGCAGGGTCAGAGGTGGAATTTGAAAGggttttcttaacatcatcaaagGAGACTTCAAGAGATTCAAGCCAGGAATtgtttggaatttcggaaaaccCAGAACAGGTGCAACCAAGAATAGAGTTAAGGACAGAGAAATTTAATACAATGTGGGTACCAAGGACCATGGTTTCGAGTTCATTAGCCTTAGAGGACCGCAGATTTGCATAAAACATACGAACAGGGGTTTCATACACATGAGGAGGGGTTGTGAAATTTTTTTCCCAACCTTGATAGACAAATAAATGTTTTATCTTACAACACAGAGAAAACATAAGGTCAAGATCAACAATCCTACCAGATACAATGGTTTTGTCTTCAAGAGACGAGAAGAGTTCTTGatggtggtcatcccaatttttTTGCGAAGATCAAGGGGTTTATCAGTGATGGTTTTGAGTTTCTTTGAGGAGGTTGGACATGCAGCATCAGCAAAAGCTCGCTTGCCAAGATTGCAAATTGGAACGGAGTCGGAGGCGTCAGAGAAAGAGGAGTCACCGGAGTTTGAGTCATGAGGAGCAGAAGAGAGGCTTTTACCAATTTCCTTTAGCCCGAAACTTTGGTGGGTGGAGAGAAGGTGGATTTTCTGAGTTTTCGCCATTGAAGAGACGAGACGCAGACAGGAGGGTTTGGCGGGGAAGGGTAAAGATgaagaagagaagaaaaggggAAAAGGGAAAAGATTTTATGGGGATATGTAGGAAAAAGGAAAAGATTTTATGgggaaggtaaaaaaaaaaagtaaaacatgGGAAGATGGGACAGTCATAATGGGGATGGAAATACAATTTATGGCAAGGATTTTGAATAGCCGAAAATTATGGCACGGATTACTACACGAGAAAAAAAATTAGACAGATTGATCAATAATTCCCAAAGATCTTCTTAGCATGCAGAAACGTTCTTCAAGAAGAGGTTTAGTAAAAATATCAGCAAGCTGGTTTTCAGTGTTAACAAAAACTATTTCAAAATCTCCCTGAGCAACATGATTTCTAataaaatgatgcttaatatctaTATGCTTGGCCCTAGAATGATGCACAGGATTTTTGGACAGACAGATAACACTCGAATTATCACAGAAATTTTTTATAGGTTTaaaaaacaagtcataatcactTAGTTGATAAGACATCCAAATTAACTGTGTGCAACATtgaccaactgtcacgacccgactaggggccgtgacgcgtacccggggctaaccaccgagcaccactcattctgttactcatcatcatcgttatgcaCTTCTTTATATTtcatatgctcataatcataagacaacccttTTTCATTTTAAAACGTAACTACTTTCATATACATGAGCCTtgcggctatcaaaatgataatatatatatatatatacagtagtaacattgtgagaccatactacccacacctgcgtatctatgagcctctactagagtactagacatatggacgggacaagaccccgccgtgcccaaaatacatacatacatatatatatatatatatatatatatatatatacatacacacaaaagaatcaacctaatagcacctccggaataatggagtgcccctgtagatctgctgatagctcctccgagtctggatcacctccctgtctacctgtgggcatgaacacaacgtccaaagaaaacggacgtcagtacgaacattgtactgagtatgtaagacatgaatgaaatgaccATAATGGAAGAATCATAAGTCACAGGAGGGGAGTAcaacctgcatgagttttataggtgaatacatttcatacatatatcgtatatttatataatcaaagtacatgtatcatcattgcgcatatatcatcgcatcatcatcatcatcgttaacccgcgtccgggtaaccatcatatgccgcccactagtggtgatcatgcccggccctctaggctcggtgtaaacattgcagcccgccttagcggtgacatgtccggccatttaggcacggtggaatcgtatacAGCCCGCCTTCGAGGTGAcatacccggccaactaggtgcggtggaatcgtatcgtcatacaaCCAATCAtagactcatcattattacttatctcatagacatatcatgacttaacatcattatacatttatcattaaaaatatacattagaacttgaaggcaactatggctatgtcggggtgacataaggtcgtggacccCCGATTATAGTATGGAGTAATCATCCACATtgtatctcaccttggaggaactaatatgttaaggtgagtgtatacaaggaaaaaTATCAATGAAACCATGCCTAGAATCATttgcttcatggacatcttacttaactctaggactctttatacttaactGATCATCATCATTATGTTGCTCATCGTATCTCTATTCTTtacctcatacatatatagctcattacagtcatggactcatagttcctttatgtaggaaaatttttggaaaatttagaagattcatatcgtaggagtcatgccttagaaagaagggactagtcttacatacctctttcgtttaacagttttatcgcttgcttgttccccttcgatgctcgcgtttctaccttcaagaggattcgcatcaacattagttaatcgactataagaacgtgttactatttttagggaaaattgggcagcatttcctttgtttctactactttctccatatcatatatcaacttccaaacatccataacaacgtttacaatataataggcaacaatcatcattcatctacattatccgcatttcgccatttcattccaatttctccataattgtggttatagttcactaccgcgttttctcacatataatacttattccatattctaaatgtagttcataacatacttacaatcacaacatatcgataatcatgactcaatccaagcctttacccaacaatgacactattcccacatttatcacccattttctatatctttctacaatccaagtgtttttaactttcaacaccttaaacaacaaggaatgatcataaaactcaccttagataatggaagaataagccttgagtgggaattctcttcttgcacaaaaaccctagctcactacttcctttgggatttcttggcttagatgaactttgataggtctcatacacttgatttggtggatttgatggtgttgatcatggatttttcttggtttcttgtggttgaagagtagagagaattctagaggtttcttgaagtgtggagaagtgaaatgaaatgaattaatgagagagagaggtccttatatcaacttaaaatctgtcccgactagattctacggaccaacatacggtccgtataatttatactgaccgtatgtctggctgtagatctggtccagtgaaggacCTCATTTtgggcaagacatacggctggacatacggcccgtatgttttatacggccagtatgtttggccgtataatgcccagttctccgaaactcgttctcgtcgactcgtttgatctccaatccttatggaaccttattgacacttatttaacacctcaatacaaatctaagggacattatcgctctctccaagacatcattacgccatcattaactcgtcgctcataattcttactcgacacgcaacatatcctttgcttcccttgacaaccttcttcccttgcgTCAAATGtatttgaatctcgattaggatcatcaaatgctattcctTCTCATCACGACGTCATATACATCGTGCCCTTTCGCTAccctattcactgtatgttaacagaaaattttccaaggtgtaacaccaacAACAATGTATTCAGCCTCAgtggtagagagagagagactgaTCCCTGTTTTTTGCTATTCCAGGAAATAAGAGATTTTCCTAGAAGCTGGCAAGTACCACAGGTactttttctatcatctttatcaCCTGCAAAGTCTGCATCTGAAAAACCTTCAAGTGTAAAATCGTTGGTGTTAGGATACCATAAACCATAGTTAGT carries:
- the LOC132637593 gene encoding secreted RxLR effector protein 161-like, with the protein product MSDSKAMGTPMSPTCNLDKDETGKPVDETKYCGMIGSLLYLTASRPDIMFSVCRCARFQAAPKESHLTAIKRIIRYLYGITNYGLWYPNTNDFTLEGFSDADFAGDKDDRKSTCGTCQLLGKSLISWNSKKQGSGDFEIVFVNTENQLADIFTKPLLEERFCMLRRSLGIIDQSV